Sequence from the Argentina anserina chromosome 7, drPotAnse1.1, whole genome shotgun sequence genome:
TCTATTTATGaaagtttttttaattaaaatgtaCATGCATTGAATTTTCttggtataaaaggaaaatgggGAAGTATAAAATATATGGTTATGTATTGATACTTGGTTTTGTCCACTCACTCTAACATTTTAAATGCTTTCCCCTGGGCCCTTCGTTTTAAATGCCCAGTTCGCAGGTTTACAGACATCCTATAGCTACCGTGAGGCAGCGTTCTCTTCCGCCGACTGCCAGACTGTAGGTTACATGTTTAGCCTACAAGTCGTTTTGATTTCCTTTATGTCATTTAGTTGCTCTGATACTTTGAATATATTTGGATGATTTTCTGATGTTTAAGAGGTTGGATTTAAGTTGTGTAACTAAGTTTGAATTATTTGTTGTGGAAGTTGGATATGGTTGGATGTTGTTAGAAGTGCATTGTTTTTGCAGGTTGGATTGACTACTTTCAAAGGAGGCTATGCTGATTTTTGGATAGGCCCCATTTGTCAGTAGTCCCCGCACGACTTATCCTAAATATTAAGTTAATATTTGGGATGGGTCGTGTCAATTGATGTATGCCTGCATTTGAATCGTCAGCAATTGTTTGTTTAAAGTTTGATCTAAAATAAGATCCCAATCTCGGCAACAAATCGGAAGTCATCAATTTGTTAGGTTCTCCATCAATCTGTTTCAACAACTCAACACAACACCTCCACCCATCAACATCATGATCATATGAGCAATACCAATGGGAAATGGTAATACCACAACCCCAATCAACTCTAATTCACCGATTTACAGAGGACCCAAGTCACCCGACCACCCCTCGTCTCTTCACAAACCTCTGCCATGTCCAGGacatctccctctccctcagtAAACCCAATCAGTTTGGCTCCCCCTTTTCGAATTTCCCCCATTTCTACAACCCTAATTTTTATGGGTTCATTGATCTCCATCAATTTCTAATTTATGGGTTCGTCGAACaccaaaagagagaaagagacacCTCggtttgagaagaaaaaggtATTTCACTTAGAGAGAAGGTGAAAACGTAGAGATGAGTTTTTTGTCTTATACAAAAAAAACGTCAACAAACGTTAGAATGTTTAAGCAACTACTGATGGAAAACTTTGATCTAATaattggtgattcataatatttatttatatagatAAAAAGTTAAAATTATCTTAATAGTAGTAAAATATTGAACTGTACATGCAATCTGTGGTTGCATAATCTATCTATTATGTAATTCATATAATATCCAATCCATTTAACGGGATATATATTTTGTCATTTAGAAAATGTGTTATCGAGACTTATTAATTTATGGTGAAATCATGGCACGGGGCAAAATTGAATATAAAACGGTCTTGACATGGATTTGGTACGCTCAACAAGGCcttgtcgcgttcttggctcgTGAAATTTCCATCTTCGCCCTTGATGGGTAACtattaattattttgtttgttcGATACATTCAATCCATCTTCGGGTGAAGGAAGTACATGTGGTATGTCAGAGGTCGGATAATGAAGTACTACATGATTTCTTTATTACTTGACCATTTGTTAATTGTTAATCGTGAGAATGAGTGAACAATACGTATCAAGTTTTTTAAcgttaattattaattaaagaaTGAGACAATTGTCTCCATCAAATTAACCTATAAGTTTCACGGTCAACTATTGTTCAAAATCATCACTAATGTCCATACTCCTGCTGAGCTGTGGAACCCAATCCTTGTTTCAGTTATTTATACAAATAAGGTCATCATAAAAGGCTAAAGCAGACAATTTTcctgcatatatatagttaaagGTTTTGAGTTTGAGCTTCTCAAAGTAATATATTCAGCAATTTTCTGAGGTGCAATGTGCAAGACCAAATCATAGCAAATCCTAGTGGGCATGTGTCATGTGTGGGCAGGTGCATCATGTGCATGTAGTGAGATGGCATGGATCCTTTTGTCCCTCAATCAAGCAAAGCATGAAATCAAATATTAAAAGAAGATTTCTCTATGCACAAACGCCTATGCACAAACGCTGCTCAGTAAAGCTTTCTCTCTGCTATACTATTTCAGTTCATATTTCTCCCAAGCAAACACCTTTCACAGCCCTTTTCGATTTAGTGCTGTCCTCCCCATTTGTATATTGATTGATTCTGAAAATTTCATGTTGTTTTGAAGACAAAATCTTTAATGAGGTGCCATAGAAGTTCTCATTTTGGAACATAGCAACAGATTATACAAATCCAAGCACCCAAGCATAAGTGCTCATAAACATTACAAAGCAAAAGGTCTATCTAGTCTCTGAACCTGCATTAATGCTCTTATTCCCCAGAAAATCTAGTTTATGAAGAAGCCATGTGCTTGTTGAAATCTCTAGAACCCAATACCATATTTTATCTCCTCCTGGCTTAGTGCACCaggtttatttttattagttaGGGACAACTCAATGGCATTGGTTCTCAATCTATGCACATGGCTAtgaaaattcattttctttgacTAAAACCTATAAAGAAAATGGGGTGGTCTTTTCTGTGTGGTGTAGTAGTTAAGAGTGCCATAGTTTTCTTCTACTTTGGTCAGAGAGATATCAAAGATGTAAAAGAAACATTGGGTTAAACAAAGATGAAATTAGAACCTAAAGACATGGGTGGCTAAATATAAAATGGGTGCTTCTATTCCTAGACAAGGCATCGTCTGTTATGTATAATGTACTAGCTCAGTCCATATACTACTATCTCATATTTTggtttcttcctcctcttgcATTATTCTACTCTGGAGTTCGGATTTCTTGCCTTCAAGTGATCACTAAGATTCTCCAATCTCCCAAACGCTTTCAACTCACTTTTGACTTGAAGAAATTGTATTCTATTGCATTGTGCATCATTGGAACACACATGGATCTTTTAAAGTCAAATCTGCCCTTCATTGTCTTTTTGGAAGTGTATCATCAGTGTTCAATAATGTGAATCATCAGTCAATTCTGCTAATGTTCACCAGAATCTGGTATGAACGTCAATATTAATGAATCAACCATCTGAAAGGAACAAGAGCGAGACAGACACTGGTAGAGTACAAGAGATTAGCAGTGATAATATCTGAAAGGGACCCAAAATCGAATCCGGCAAAGCAGAATCTAGTGACCTAGCTCTGCTTGTAACACACTGGAAGAGAACCTACAGAAATAAACAGGAAATacacaaattgaagaaaattaaCTAAGCTAAGACAATaataagcaaaaaaaaaaaaaaaaaaaaccttccATCAATAATTATGTTTCTTCTTCATTCTTGAGACGAAACTGTGATTCTTCTTTGCCGGATAACTCATTGCAAATCCCTTCATTGAACATCTGTTAAGTTAAATTCATCCTGATTCATCTTGGCCTTCCGATGGACATCTGATCAGCTCCAATATGTTGACAACTTCCCCCATGTCGGGTCTGTTTGACGGCACTTGTGATGTGCATATCAACCCCAATTTCATTACCGGAATAACTTCTTCGGCAGGGAAACTTCCCTGGAGCCTAGCATCAATACATTCCTCTACCCTGCCTTCTTCTAATGCTCCTCTGACCATGTCACAGAGCACCACAACATCATCTTCCATGTATTCGACAGGTCTTTTCCCTGTCACCACCTCTAGAACCAAAACACCAAACCCGTAGACATCACATTTCTCAGTTATCTTAACTGTTTTGCAAGCAAACTCTGGTGCCATGTAGCCAAGGGCACTCTGGATCTTGCTGCTCAGAACATATCGGTCAAGCATTGGCAATAACCTCGCTAGGCCAAAGTCTCCCACTTTAGGTTCACCTGAGCCGCTGATCAGGACATTGCTAGATTTTATATTGTAGTGGATTATGTTCATCTGGTGCAAGTGAGCCAAACTCTTTGCAGTTCCAAGAATTATGTTGAACCTATCATTCCATGAAAGGAAGTTTCCACCTGCTCCATCATGAAGATGCTTATACAAAGTACCACCAGATACATATTCGTATATGATGAGCTGCAATGATGGAGTCCAGTAATAGCCTTCAATCTCCACTAGATTATCGTGCCTCACTTTTCCTAATTtcttaacttccctttcaaattCTTCCTGAGACTTGACAAGGCTTGAAACAGTGAGCTTCTTGATTGCAACAGACCGTCCATCACGGAGAACCGTCCGGTAGACTGCTCCAAACCCACCACGTCCAAGTTCACAGTCCTTGTTGAGTAAAGCATGTGCGCCAGTGCTGAAGTCAGGGTCACCCGAAAACATGACAAGTTTACCAGAGTTGGCATCTGTAGTGGGGGAATTGCTGAAGTCATCCCCGCCTGAAAATGTGATGGCAGCTGGAGGACGAGATGTGGAAGTTCGTACACGGAGATTAAGCACGGTGATGGCAATAACACCAATGACAATGAAAGCAGCTGCACCAATTGCAATGAGCGCAGAAATGCTGAGGATGATTCTTTTATGACCAAACTTGGAAGGCAATGCACCTGTGCTGGAGTCAGATGAGGAATTGGGATTGAGAACGATGGGTTTGGGAAGGACTGCAGGGCAAGACTTATTAACTGCAGAGCCGCAAAGCGATGGATTGGCCGAGACACTAGAAGGGGAGATGGTGTTGAAAAAGCCACCCGAAGGTAGTTCCCCCTGGAGGTTGTTGTGGGAAATATTGAAGGAAATGATGTTGGGAAGATTCGCCAACTGCTTGGGAAGGGCTCCCGAGAGGTTATTGAAAGACAAGTCCACATACTGTAAGTTGCTAAGTTTGCCTACAGCAGCAGGTATGGGACCCGAGAGTCTATTATGTGATACAATGCTGCAAATTTAGACCAAAAGAATATATCAAAAACAAGACAGACATGTCCAACGTTAATGATAAAGTAGGGAAGTTATTTTGGTTTTTCCCAGAATACGTCAAGGAATCCTAGACCAAAAGATAAGTGTAAAGGATTTTACACCCAGGAAATAGTTTACATTGAAGCAACAAAAATCCACATAAATATGCATCATAAAACACAGATGAAAGCAAATAGGAATTTCATCTCTTTTTCAATCCCTATACTTCTAAAAGTCTACAACATGAAAGATGTTTTTACCAACAGACCAGTTTTCTGTGTGCAGTATTTCTCAATGCCAGAATAAGGTAAATGCAGCTAATTTCAACAAGGCTACTTACAAAACATTCAAATGGGACCTAAACTAAAGTTGCAAACCAACATAGCACTTAAAATAACAGAAGCAGAATATTacgaataaattaaaattatgaaCAAATAAAAGCTTAAGAAAACTCACAAAGTGGTAAGAGAAGAACAGTTCTCAATTGAAGTCGGAATTTTTCCGGAGAGGAAGTTGTTTTCCAATCTCAACTCCTTCAAAGAAATCGCCCCTCCAATTTCCAGAGGAATGCTGCCGCTGAGCTGATTCCCACTCATATCAAGACTATCCAGGGCCTTCAACTCTCCAATAGTAGCAGGAACAGGACCAACAAAAGAGTTGTCCGAAAGGTTCAATACCTGTAAGCTACTGCTTAAGGCCCCAATGGCAGATGGAACCTCACCAGTAAAACCATTTCCGGATAAATCTAACACCTCCAGCTTTCGAAGCCCACTTCCAGTCGACAAAGGGCTACTTCCACTCAGCTTCATCTCCGAAACTAACCCTGCCTTGAATAACCACCCAGGAAGCTCACCCTCCAAAGAATTCTTACTGAAATCCAAAGCCAAAAGGCTCGTGCAATTAACCAAAGACTGAGGCAAGCTCCCACTGAACTCATTTCCAGACA
This genomic interval carries:
- the LOC126801690 gene encoding probable LRR receptor-like serine/threonine-protein kinase IRK, which gives rise to MTSYLVMKPLLLLLVGLFSLFLVPGRSLNPSLNDDVLGLIVFKADIQDPKGKLGSWNEDDDSPCGWVGVRCNPRSNAVVELSLDGFSLSGHIGRGLLQLQSLRKLSLSRNNLTGNLSPKIAHIGNLRVLDLSGNGFSGAVPEEFFRQCGSLRVVSLAGNKFSGKIPESLGSCAGLAAVDMSLNRFSGPVPDGVWSLNAIRSLDLSGNLLEGEIPEAIKGLKNLRALDLGRNRFSGIVPDGIGSCLLLRSIDLSENGFTGNLPQTMRALGLCGALNVQRNSFSGEVPEWIGEMESLETLDLSGNRFSGQAPSSLGNLGALKVLNLSGNEFSGSLPQSLVNCTSLLALDFSKNSLEGELPGWLFKAGLVSEMKLSGSSPLSTGSGLRKLEVLDLSGNGFTGEVPSAIGALSSSLQVLNLSDNSFVGPVPATIGELKALDSLDMSGNQLSGSIPLEIGGAISLKELRLENNFLSGKIPTSIENCSSLTTFIVSHNRLSGPIPAAVGKLSNLQYVDLSFNNLSGALPKQLANLPNIISFNISHNNLQGELPSGGFFNTISPSSVSANPSLCGSAVNKSCPAVLPKPIVLNPNSSSDSSTGALPSKFGHKRIILSISALIAIGAAAFIVIGVIAITVLNLRVRTSTSRPPAAITFSGGDDFSNSPTTDANSGKLVMFSGDPDFSTGAHALLNKDCELGRGGFGAVYRTVLRDGRSVAIKKLTVSSLVKSQEEFEREVKKLGKVRHDNLVEIEGYYWTPSLQLIIYEYVSGGTLYKHLHDGAGGNFLSWNDRFNIILGTAKSLAHLHQMNIIHYNIKSSNVLISGSGEPKVGDFGLARLLPMLDRYVLSSKIQSALGYMAPEFACKTVKITEKCDVYGFGVLVLEVVTGKRPVEYMEDDVVVLCDMVRGALEEGRVEECIDARLQGSFPAEEVIPVMKLGLICTSQVPSNRPDMGEVVNILELIRCPSEGQDESG